One window of the Rosa rugosa chromosome 3, drRosRugo1.1, whole genome shotgun sequence genome contains the following:
- the LOC133738183 gene encoding heparanase-like protein 3 isoform X2, with the protein MCEIMRALVLLFFVCFWLYDVTHKHNSISVASQSTEEDTVFVNGTAAIGSIDDDFVCATMDWWPPEKCDYGTCSWGNASLLNDLGNDILLNAIKAFSPLKFRLGGTLQDKVIYQTEDSPKHHTSFVKDSSQLFGFSDGYLPMPRWDELNILFKNAGAVVIFGLNALQGRTIDSHGAAVGDWNASNAESFIRYTVNKGYTIHGWELGNELCGSGVGTRVTADQYASDINSLHNKVQDIYSGSELAKPLVLAPGGFFDSSWFSDFVDKAPQSVQVLTHHIYNLGPGSAPDLVDKILDPSVLDGISKTFSDLQMLLKNSKTSAVAWVGESGGAYNSGHNLVTNAFVFSFWYLDQLGMAASYDTKTYCRQTLIGGNYGLLDIQTFQPNPDYYSALLWHRLMGNNVLSTSFSGTKKLRTYSHCSKKTQGITVLLINLDGNTTVQVDVSTENGGSRSTLNLEQGLKDSKTTKNDVREEYHLTAKDGDLHSRVMLLNGKELTVDSAGKIPSLEPVIVGMSDPTSVAPFSIVFVHIPNITVPACK; encoded by the exons ATGTGTGAAATAATGCGTGCTCTGGTTCTTCTCTTCTTCGTTTGCTTCTGGCTGTACGATGTCACTCACAAACACAACTCGATCTCTGTGGCTTCACAGAGCACGGAGGAAGACACTGTCTTTGTCAATGGAACAGCTGCAATCGGAAGCATAGACGATGACTTTGTTTGTGCTACAATGGATTGGTGGCCGCCGGAGAAATGCGACTATGGAACTTGTAGCTGGGGCAATGCTTCTCTTCTTAAT GACCTTGGCAACGATATACTTTTGAATGCAATAAAAG CATTTTCACCCTTGAAATTTAGGCTGGGCGGCACCTTACAAGACAAAGTCATATACCAGACAGAAGACAGTCCAAAACATCATACTTCATTTGTCAAAGATAGTTCACAGTTGTTTGGCTTCTCTGATGGTTACTTACCTATGCCTAGATGGGATGAACTGAACATTTTGTTCAAGAATGCTGG GGCTGTTGTTATATTTGGACTAAATGCACTGCAAGGCAGGACCATAGATTCCCATGGTGCTGCTGTGGGTGATTGGAATGCGAGTAATGCTGAATCTTTTATAAGATATACAGTCAACAAAGGATACACAATTCATGGTTGGGAGCTAG GAAATGAACTATGTGGGAGTGGAGTTGGAACAAGAGTCACAGCAGACCAATACGCTTCGGACATAAACTCTCTCCATAACAAGGTGCAAGATATTTATTCAGGTTCTGAATTAGCTAAGCCACTAGTCTTGGCACCAGGAGGGTTCTTTGATTCCAGTTGGTTCTCAGATTTTGTTGATAAAGCACCTCAGTCTGTTCAAGTACTCACACACCACATATACAACCTTGGtccag GTAGTGCCCCGGATCTTGTTGACAAGATCCTCGATCCATCTGTTCTTGATGGTATTTCCAAAACCTTCAGTGACCTACAAATGCTACTTAAGAATTCAAAAACTTCAGCAGTGGCATGGGTTGGTGAATCAGGAGGTGCTTACAACAGTGGTCACAATCTTGTTACAAATGCATTTGTATTCAGTTTCTG GTACCTGGACCAGCTTGGGATGGCAGCATCTTATGATACGAAAACATATTGCAGACAAACACTCATTGGTGGAAATTATGGCCTCCTTGACATCCAAACCTTTCAACCAAATCCTGATTATTACAG CGCTCTTCTTTGGCATCGTCTAATGGGAAACAATGTCCTGTCAACAAGCTTTTCCGGGACAAAGAAACTGCGCACTTACTCTCATTGTTCCAAGAAAACA CAAGGAATCACAGTGCTGCTCATCAACTTAGACGGTAACACTACAGTTCAAGTAGATGTTTCAACTGAAAATGGTGGCAGCCGCAGTACTTTGAATTTGGAACAAGGCCTCAAGGATTCTAAAACAACCAAGAACGATGTAAGAGAAGAATACCACCTAACAGCTAAAGATGGGGACTTGCACAGCCGAGTTATGCTTCTAAATGGGAAAGAACTAACCGTAGATTCAGCAGGAAAAATCCCAAGTTTGGAGCCAGTGATAGTAGGGATGTCAGATCCCACCTCTGTGGCACCTTTCTCTATTGTATTTGTTCACATTCCCAACATAACTGTACCTGCTTGTAAATAG
- the LOC133738183 gene encoding heparanase-like protein 3 isoform X1, with translation MCEIMRALVLLFFVCFWLYDVTHKHNSISVASQSTEEDTVFVNGTAAIGSIDDDFVCATMDWWPPEKCDYGTCSWGNASLLNVDLGNDILLNAIKAFSPLKFRLGGTLQDKVIYQTEDSPKHHTSFVKDSSQLFGFSDGYLPMPRWDELNILFKNAGAVVIFGLNALQGRTIDSHGAAVGDWNASNAESFIRYTVNKGYTIHGWELGNELCGSGVGTRVTADQYASDINSLHNKVQDIYSGSELAKPLVLAPGGFFDSSWFSDFVDKAPQSVQVLTHHIYNLGPGSAPDLVDKILDPSVLDGISKTFSDLQMLLKNSKTSAVAWVGESGGAYNSGHNLVTNAFVFSFWYLDQLGMAASYDTKTYCRQTLIGGNYGLLDIQTFQPNPDYYSALLWHRLMGNNVLSTSFSGTKKLRTYSHCSKKTQGITVLLINLDGNTTVQVDVSTENGGSRSTLNLEQGLKDSKTTKNDVREEYHLTAKDGDLHSRVMLLNGKELTVDSAGKIPSLEPVIVGMSDPTSVAPFSIVFVHIPNITVPACK, from the exons ATGTGTGAAATAATGCGTGCTCTGGTTCTTCTCTTCTTCGTTTGCTTCTGGCTGTACGATGTCACTCACAAACACAACTCGATCTCTGTGGCTTCACAGAGCACGGAGGAAGACACTGTCTTTGTCAATGGAACAGCTGCAATCGGAAGCATAGACGATGACTTTGTTTGTGCTACAATGGATTGGTGGCCGCCGGAGAAATGCGACTATGGAACTTGTAGCTGGGGCAATGCTTCTCTTCTTAATGTA GACCTTGGCAACGATATACTTTTGAATGCAATAAAAG CATTTTCACCCTTGAAATTTAGGCTGGGCGGCACCTTACAAGACAAAGTCATATACCAGACAGAAGACAGTCCAAAACATCATACTTCATTTGTCAAAGATAGTTCACAGTTGTTTGGCTTCTCTGATGGTTACTTACCTATGCCTAGATGGGATGAACTGAACATTTTGTTCAAGAATGCTGG GGCTGTTGTTATATTTGGACTAAATGCACTGCAAGGCAGGACCATAGATTCCCATGGTGCTGCTGTGGGTGATTGGAATGCGAGTAATGCTGAATCTTTTATAAGATATACAGTCAACAAAGGATACACAATTCATGGTTGGGAGCTAG GAAATGAACTATGTGGGAGTGGAGTTGGAACAAGAGTCACAGCAGACCAATACGCTTCGGACATAAACTCTCTCCATAACAAGGTGCAAGATATTTATTCAGGTTCTGAATTAGCTAAGCCACTAGTCTTGGCACCAGGAGGGTTCTTTGATTCCAGTTGGTTCTCAGATTTTGTTGATAAAGCACCTCAGTCTGTTCAAGTACTCACACACCACATATACAACCTTGGtccag GTAGTGCCCCGGATCTTGTTGACAAGATCCTCGATCCATCTGTTCTTGATGGTATTTCCAAAACCTTCAGTGACCTACAAATGCTACTTAAGAATTCAAAAACTTCAGCAGTGGCATGGGTTGGTGAATCAGGAGGTGCTTACAACAGTGGTCACAATCTTGTTACAAATGCATTTGTATTCAGTTTCTG GTACCTGGACCAGCTTGGGATGGCAGCATCTTATGATACGAAAACATATTGCAGACAAACACTCATTGGTGGAAATTATGGCCTCCTTGACATCCAAACCTTTCAACCAAATCCTGATTATTACAG CGCTCTTCTTTGGCATCGTCTAATGGGAAACAATGTCCTGTCAACAAGCTTTTCCGGGACAAAGAAACTGCGCACTTACTCTCATTGTTCCAAGAAAACA CAAGGAATCACAGTGCTGCTCATCAACTTAGACGGTAACACTACAGTTCAAGTAGATGTTTCAACTGAAAATGGTGGCAGCCGCAGTACTTTGAATTTGGAACAAGGCCTCAAGGATTCTAAAACAACCAAGAACGATGTAAGAGAAGAATACCACCTAACAGCTAAAGATGGGGACTTGCACAGCCGAGTTATGCTTCTAAATGGGAAAGAACTAACCGTAGATTCAGCAGGAAAAATCCCAAGTTTGGAGCCAGTGATAGTAGGGATGTCAGATCCCACCTCTGTGGCACCTTTCTCTATTGTATTTGTTCACATTCCCAACATAACTGTACCTGCTTGTAAATAG
- the LOC133737723 gene encoding cysteine--tRNA ligase, chloroplastic/mitochondrial isoform X1, giving the protein MGTLLKYYRPFFSTRTLQLGTHRFNNPKRRIRCLSTSSSHSQPSIDVATKSESPASSELWLHNTMSRKKELFKPKIEGKVGMYVCGVTAYDLSHIGHARVYVTFDVLYRYLRHLGYQVTYVRNFTDVDDKIIARANELGEDPISLSRRYCEEFNRDMEYLHCLPPSVEPRVSDHMPQIIDMIKQIIENGHAYGVDGDVYFSVDKFPDYGRLSGRKLEDNRAGERVTVDSRKKNPADFALWKSAKEGEPFWDSPWGPGRPGWHIECSAMSAAYLGYSFDIHGGGMDLVFPHHENEIAQSCAACKQSDISYWIHNGFVTIDSEKMSKSLGNFFTIRQVIDLYHPLALRLFLLGTHYQSPINYSDVQLESTSERIFYIFQTLYDCESVVSQHDVPTLKDTIPPEIVESINKFYNVFVTSMSDDLHSSVVFGALSDPLKTMNDLLHTRKGKKQALRIESLAALEKITRNVLSILGLLPASYAEILQQLREKALKRAKLTEDQVLQKIEERTAARKNKEYEKSDTIRKNLAAVGITLMDNPDGTTWRPAVPLAIQEQQVASP; this is encoded by the exons ATGGGCACTCTGCTCAAGTACTACAGACCCTTCTTCTCAACTCGGACGCTTCAACTCGGAACGCACCGTTTCAACAACCCCAAAAGGAGAATCCGTTGCCTGAGTACTTCTTCAAGCCACTCCCAGCCGTCGATTGATGTCGCCACCAAATCGGAGAGTCCAGCGTCGTCGGAGCTCTGGCTCCACAACACAATGAGCAGGAAGAAGGAGCTCTTTAAGCCCAAAATTGAAGGCAAAGTGGGCATGTATGTCTGTGGAGTCACAGCTTACGATCTTAGCCATATTGGCCACGCTCGCGTCTACGTCACTTTCGATGTTCTCTACAg ATATCTTAGGCATTTGGGCTATCAGGTCACTTATGTTCGAAATTTCACCGACGTTGATGACAAA ATAATTGCTAGAGCAAATGAATTGGGAGAGGATCCAATCAGTTTGAGTAGGCGTTACTGTGAGGAGTTCAATCGAGATATGGAGTATCTTCATTGCCTGCCTCCTTCTGTGGAACCGCGAGTGTCCGATCACATGCCACAGATCATTGATATGATTAAGCAG ATTATTGAAAATGGACATGCCTATGGAGTTGATGGGGATGTCTATTTCAGTGTTGACAAGTTCCCAGATTATGGACGTCTATCTGGGCGAAAATTAGAAGATAATCGAGCCGGTGAGCGAGTCACTGTTGATTCAAGGAAGAAAAATCCTGCTGATTTTGCTTTATGGAAG TCTGCAAAGGAAGGTGAACCCTTCTGGGACAGTCCATGGGGCCCTGGAAGACCTGGTTGGCATATCGAGTGCAGTGCCATGAGTGCTGCGTATTTGGGTTACTCTTTTGACATACATGGTGGAGGGATGGACCTTGTGTTTCCCCACCATGAGAATGAAATTGCTCAGAGTTGTGCTGCATGTAAACAAAGTGATATAAGCTACTGGATACACAATGGTTTTGTCACTATAGACTCCGAGAAAATGTCGAAATCCCTAGGGAACTTCTTTACAATTCGGCAG GTTATAGACCTATACCATCCATTGGCTTTGCGACTTTTCTTATTAGGGACCCATTATCAGTCTCCAATCAACTACTCTGATGTGCAGCTTGAAAGCACTTCAGAGCGGATCTTCTACATATTTCAG ACTTTATATGATTGTGAAAGTGTCGTAAGCCAGCATGATGTGCCAACCCTGAAGGATACCATTCCTCCTGAAATAGTGGAAAGCATCAATAAGTTCTACAATGTTTTTGTAACATCAATGTCGGATGATCTTCACAGTTCTGTTGTTTTTGGTGCATTATCAGACCCATTAAAAACTATGAATGATCTGCTACACACTCGCAAG GGCAAGAAGCAAGCATTGAGGATAGAGTCTCTTGCAGCTTTGGAAAAGATTACCAGGAATGTTTTAAGCATTTTGGGATTACTGCCTGCAAGTTACGCCGAG ATTCTGCAGCAGCTGAGAGAAAAAGCCTTGAAGCGTGCAAAATTAACAGAAGATCAAGTATTGCAGAAAATCGAGGAAAGAACTGCAgcaaggaagaacaaagagtaCGAAAAATCAGATACAATTCGAAAAAATTTAGCTGCTGTGGGAATCACTCTTATGGACAACCCAGATGGGACAACATGGAGACCAGCTGTACCTCTTGCAATTCAAGAGCAGCAGGTGGCATCTCCTTGA
- the LOC133737723 gene encoding cysteine--tRNA ligase, chloroplastic/mitochondrial isoform X2, whose product MSVESQLTILAILATLASTSLSMFSTGRYLRHLGYQVTYVRNFTDVDDKIIARANELGEDPISLSRRYCEEFNRDMEYLHCLPPSVEPRVSDHMPQIIDMIKQIIENGHAYGVDGDVYFSVDKFPDYGRLSGRKLEDNRAGERVTVDSRKKNPADFALWKSAKEGEPFWDSPWGPGRPGWHIECSAMSAAYLGYSFDIHGGGMDLVFPHHENEIAQSCAACKQSDISYWIHNGFVTIDSEKMSKSLGNFFTIRQVIDLYHPLALRLFLLGTHYQSPINYSDVQLESTSERIFYIFQTLYDCESVVSQHDVPTLKDTIPPEIVESINKFYNVFVTSMSDDLHSSVVFGALSDPLKTMNDLLHTRKGKKQALRIESLAALEKITRNVLSILGLLPASYAEILQQLREKALKRAKLTEDQVLQKIEERTAARKNKEYEKSDTIRKNLAAVGITLMDNPDGTTWRPAVPLAIQEQQVASP is encoded by the exons ATGTCTGTGGAGTCACAGCTTACGATCTTAGCCATATTGGCCACGCTCGCGTCTACGTCACTTTCGATGTTCTCTACAg GCAGATATCTTAGGCATTTGGGCTATCAGGTCACTTATGTTCGAAATTTCACCGACGTTGATGACAAA ATAATTGCTAGAGCAAATGAATTGGGAGAGGATCCAATCAGTTTGAGTAGGCGTTACTGTGAGGAGTTCAATCGAGATATGGAGTATCTTCATTGCCTGCCTCCTTCTGTGGAACCGCGAGTGTCCGATCACATGCCACAGATCATTGATATGATTAAGCAG ATTATTGAAAATGGACATGCCTATGGAGTTGATGGGGATGTCTATTTCAGTGTTGACAAGTTCCCAGATTATGGACGTCTATCTGGGCGAAAATTAGAAGATAATCGAGCCGGTGAGCGAGTCACTGTTGATTCAAGGAAGAAAAATCCTGCTGATTTTGCTTTATGGAAG TCTGCAAAGGAAGGTGAACCCTTCTGGGACAGTCCATGGGGCCCTGGAAGACCTGGTTGGCATATCGAGTGCAGTGCCATGAGTGCTGCGTATTTGGGTTACTCTTTTGACATACATGGTGGAGGGATGGACCTTGTGTTTCCCCACCATGAGAATGAAATTGCTCAGAGTTGTGCTGCATGTAAACAAAGTGATATAAGCTACTGGATACACAATGGTTTTGTCACTATAGACTCCGAGAAAATGTCGAAATCCCTAGGGAACTTCTTTACAATTCGGCAG GTTATAGACCTATACCATCCATTGGCTTTGCGACTTTTCTTATTAGGGACCCATTATCAGTCTCCAATCAACTACTCTGATGTGCAGCTTGAAAGCACTTCAGAGCGGATCTTCTACATATTTCAG ACTTTATATGATTGTGAAAGTGTCGTAAGCCAGCATGATGTGCCAACCCTGAAGGATACCATTCCTCCTGAAATAGTGGAAAGCATCAATAAGTTCTACAATGTTTTTGTAACATCAATGTCGGATGATCTTCACAGTTCTGTTGTTTTTGGTGCATTATCAGACCCATTAAAAACTATGAATGATCTGCTACACACTCGCAAG GGCAAGAAGCAAGCATTGAGGATAGAGTCTCTTGCAGCTTTGGAAAAGATTACCAGGAATGTTTTAAGCATTTTGGGATTACTGCCTGCAAGTTACGCCGAG ATTCTGCAGCAGCTGAGAGAAAAAGCCTTGAAGCGTGCAAAATTAACAGAAGATCAAGTATTGCAGAAAATCGAGGAAAGAACTGCAgcaaggaagaacaaagagtaCGAAAAATCAGATACAATTCGAAAAAATTTAGCTGCTGTGGGAATCACTCTTATGGACAACCCAGATGGGACAACATGGAGACCAGCTGTACCTCTTGCAATTCAAGAGCAGCAGGTGGCATCTCCTTGA
- the LOC133737723 gene encoding cysteine--tRNA ligase, chloroplastic/mitochondrial isoform X3, with product MEYLHCLPPSVEPRVSDHMPQIIDMIKQIIENGHAYGVDGDVYFSVDKFPDYGRLSGRKLEDNRAGERVTVDSRKKNPADFALWKSAKEGEPFWDSPWGPGRPGWHIECSAMSAAYLGYSFDIHGGGMDLVFPHHENEIAQSCAACKQSDISYWIHNGFVTIDSEKMSKSLGNFFTIRQVIDLYHPLALRLFLLGTHYQSPINYSDVQLESTSERIFYIFQTLYDCESVVSQHDVPTLKDTIPPEIVESINKFYNVFVTSMSDDLHSSVVFGALSDPLKTMNDLLHTRKGKKQALRIESLAALEKITRNVLSILGLLPASYAEILQQLREKALKRAKLTEDQVLQKIEERTAARKNKEYEKSDTIRKNLAAVGITLMDNPDGTTWRPAVPLAIQEQQVASP from the exons ATGGAGTATCTTCATTGCCTGCCTCCTTCTGTGGAACCGCGAGTGTCCGATCACATGCCACAGATCATTGATATGATTAAGCAG ATTATTGAAAATGGACATGCCTATGGAGTTGATGGGGATGTCTATTTCAGTGTTGACAAGTTCCCAGATTATGGACGTCTATCTGGGCGAAAATTAGAAGATAATCGAGCCGGTGAGCGAGTCACTGTTGATTCAAGGAAGAAAAATCCTGCTGATTTTGCTTTATGGAAG TCTGCAAAGGAAGGTGAACCCTTCTGGGACAGTCCATGGGGCCCTGGAAGACCTGGTTGGCATATCGAGTGCAGTGCCATGAGTGCTGCGTATTTGGGTTACTCTTTTGACATACATGGTGGAGGGATGGACCTTGTGTTTCCCCACCATGAGAATGAAATTGCTCAGAGTTGTGCTGCATGTAAACAAAGTGATATAAGCTACTGGATACACAATGGTTTTGTCACTATAGACTCCGAGAAAATGTCGAAATCCCTAGGGAACTTCTTTACAATTCGGCAG GTTATAGACCTATACCATCCATTGGCTTTGCGACTTTTCTTATTAGGGACCCATTATCAGTCTCCAATCAACTACTCTGATGTGCAGCTTGAAAGCACTTCAGAGCGGATCTTCTACATATTTCAG ACTTTATATGATTGTGAAAGTGTCGTAAGCCAGCATGATGTGCCAACCCTGAAGGATACCATTCCTCCTGAAATAGTGGAAAGCATCAATAAGTTCTACAATGTTTTTGTAACATCAATGTCGGATGATCTTCACAGTTCTGTTGTTTTTGGTGCATTATCAGACCCATTAAAAACTATGAATGATCTGCTACACACTCGCAAG GGCAAGAAGCAAGCATTGAGGATAGAGTCTCTTGCAGCTTTGGAAAAGATTACCAGGAATGTTTTAAGCATTTTGGGATTACTGCCTGCAAGTTACGCCGAG ATTCTGCAGCAGCTGAGAGAAAAAGCCTTGAAGCGTGCAAAATTAACAGAAGATCAAGTATTGCAGAAAATCGAGGAAAGAACTGCAgcaaggaagaacaaagagtaCGAAAAATCAGATACAATTCGAAAAAATTTAGCTGCTGTGGGAATCACTCTTATGGACAACCCAGATGGGACAACATGGAGACCAGCTGTACCTCTTGCAATTCAAGAGCAGCAGGTGGCATCTCCTTGA
- the LOC133737724 gene encoding hydroxyproline O-galactosyltransferase HPGT3-like, whose product MESLPTTTTSKSDRRSRSKPIQTSKPSIFLAFFSCVAWLYVAGRLWQDAENRTVLANLLKKNLGQRPMVLSVEDKLAVLGCKDLERRIVEAEMDLTLAKSQGYLKNNLKQTSGPFLAVIGVFTGFGSRLQRNGFRGSWMPKVDALKKLEERGVVIRFVIGRSPNKGDSLDRNIDEESRATQDFLILEGHEEAQEELPKKAKFFFSTAVRNWDAEFYVKVDDHIDLDLEGIIGLLEKRRGQDSAYIGCMKSGDVIAEEGKSWYEPDWWKFGDQKSYFRHAGTSLFILSKNLAQYINVNSASLKTYAHDDVSVGSWMMGIQATYIDDNRLCCSSIRQDKVCSLA is encoded by the exons ATGGAGAGCTTACCGACGACGACAACGTCGAAATCGGACAGACGATCGAGATCGAAGCCTATTCAAACTTCCAAGCCTTCCATCTTCTTGGCCTTCTTCTCCTGCGTCGCTTGGCTCTACGTCGCCGGCCG GTTGTGGCAAGATGCGGAGAACAGAACAGTCTTAGCTAATCTTCTTAAGAAAAACTTAGGCCAG AGACCGATGGTGCTTTCAGTTGAAGATAAGTTAGCAGTCCTTGGATGCAA GGACCTGGAGAGGAGGATTGTTGAAGCTGAGATGGACTTGACGTTGGCCAAGAGTCAAGGCTACCTCAAGAACAACTTGAAGCAAACCTCTGGTCCATTTCTTGCCGTTATTGGAGTTTTTACCGGATTTGGCAGCCGTTTGCAGCGGAATGGGTTTCGAGGGTCTTGGATGCCTAAAG TTGATGCTTTGAAAAAACTTGAAGAAAGAGGAGTAGTCATACGTTTTGTGATTGGTCGGAG TCCCAACAAAGGTGATAGCTTAGACCGCAATATTGATGAGGAAAGTCGCGCGACACAGGATTTCTTGATTCTT GAAGGTCATGAGGAGGCTCAAGAAGAGTTGCCTAAGAAAGCAAAGTTCTTCTTCAGTACCGCAGTTCGAAATTGGGATGCTGAATTTTATGTAAAAGTTGATGACCATATCGATCTTGACCTTG AGGGGATAATCGGACTTCTTGAAAAACGTCGTGGTCAAGACAGTGCTTATATTGGTTGTATGAAGTCAGGAGATGTGATTGCTGAAGA GGGAAAGTCTTGGTATGAACCTGACTGGTGGAAGTTTGGCGATCAGAAATC GTACTTTCGACATGCCGGTACTTCACTCTTCATACTATCGAAGAACTTAGCTCAGTACATAAACGTTAACAG TGCATCTTTGAAGACTTATGCTCATGATGATGTATCAGTGGGTTCATGGATGATGGGTATCCAAGCGACTTATATTGATGACAACCGTCTTTGCTGTAGTAGCATTAGACAAG ACAAGGTCTGTTCATTAGCTTGA
- the LOC133738389 gene encoding ER membrane protein complex subunit 7 homolog, with the protein MAWSIRSKPVLVVLLLQLCFLLISPSLAISPESPDGYTIHGRVKIPSLGVKGFGLHGKISNIKVILNGGQSVTYLRPDGFFSFHNVPAGTHLIEVSAIGYFFSPVRVDVSARNPGKVQAALTENRRGLLEFVLEPLREEHYYEIREPFSIMSVVKSPMGLMVGFMVIVVFVMPKLVENMDPEEMRRTQEAMGNGGLASMLPGAAARN; encoded by the exons ATGGCGTGGAGCATCCGATCCAAACCGGTCCTTGTCGTGCTTCTCCTACAGTTGTGCTTCCTGCTCATCTCTCCGTCGCTCGCAATTTCTCCAGA GTCTCCTGATGGTTACACCATTCATGGCCGAGTGAAGATCCCGA GTCTGGGGGTGAAAGGGTTTGGTCTTCATGGAAAAATATCTAATATCAAAGTCATACTAAATGGTGGCCAAAGTGTTACCTATCTGAGGCCTGACGGGTTTTTCTCATT CCATAATGTACCTGCAGGGACTCATCTAATTGAAGTGTCTGCAATAGGTTATTTCTTTTCTCCG GTCCGAGTTGATGTTAGTGCCAGAAACCCAGGCAAGGTTCAGGCAGCACTGACTGAGAATAGGAGGGGTCTACTTGAATTTGTTTTAGAGCCACTGAGGGAGGAACACTATTATGAG ATAAGGGAACCCTTCTCCATAATGTCTGTCGTAAAGAGCCCGATGGGTTTGATGGTTGGATTTATGGTGATTGTTGTGTTTGTGATGCCCAAACTAGTGGAGAACATGG ATCCTGAAGAAATGAGGCGAACCCAAGAAGCAATGGGAAATGGAGGGCTGGCAAGCATGTTACCGGGTGCTGCTGCGAGGAATTAA